Within Micavibrio sp. TMED2, the genomic segment CTGCTGCTGAACTATCATGGCAAGGTGCGTGATGTGATGACGCTGGCCCATGAGCTGGGTCACGGCGTGCATCAGGTGCTGGCGGGTGGTCAGGGGCATCTGCAGGCCTCAACACCACTGACACTGGCTGAAACCGCCAGCGTCTTCGGTGAGATGCTGACCTTCCGCTCACTGCTCGATGCCGAAACCGACCCGAAGGCGCGCCGCATCCTGCTGGCGGGCAAGGTCGAGGACATGCTCAATACCGTCGTGCGCCAGATCGCCTTCTTCAATTTCGAGAAGCGTGTGCATGAGGCACGGCGCGAGCAGGAACTGACTGCTGACGAGCTCGGCAAAATCTGGATGGATGTGCAGACCGAGAGCCTCGGCCCGGCGATGCATTTCGAGGATGAGTACAAGCACTTCTGGTCCTACATCCCGCACTTCATCCACTCACCGTTCTATGTCTACGCCTATGCCTTCGGTGACTGTCTGGTGAATGCGCTCTATGCCGTCTATCAGGATGCCAATGACGGCTTTGCCGAGCGGTATCTGGAGATGCTTGCCGCCGGTGGTACCAAGCGCCACAAGGAATTGCTGGCACCGTTCGGGCTTGATGCCACGGACCCGGCGTTCTGGACGCGCGGTCTCGACATCATTTCCGGCATGATTGATGAGTTGGAAGAAGTCGCCTGATTTAACTGGCAGCCTGATTAACCGGCCAGCCAGATTAGCCGGACACAGCGGCGGTTAGGGCGTTGCGCGTCGATCGAGCGGGCGGTCGGCAAGGCTGGCCGCCGCCGGTGTCTGGGCATCGATATTGCTGCGCAGGGCCACCTGATTGCGCTCAAGCGTGGTGGCAATCTCGGCCATGCGGTCGGCAACCGTGCCGGTTGGGCGCATGAAGTCGCGGGTCGTGGCGCGGGCCAGATCGGCAGCACTCGCATCCGGGTCACGGACCAGCGTATTCAACCCGGCATAATCGGGGGCTTCGGCCAGTAGCTGTGCTGTGGCATCAGCCGCATTGCGAATGGCGGTGGCGCTGTCAGCGCCTGTGAAATCTGCCGGTCCCCAGTTGCGATCAGCACCCGGCTTGGCAAGGGCGGCAATTTCCGCGCCGACACCATTGCCATCCCATTTGGAGAACTGGAAATAGCCGACGGAATCACCGGTGCCGTTCAGGGTGGTACCGGCGAGGCTCTCATCCACGCCCTGCAGGGTGAAGGCGAGGGAAGCCTGCTCGGTAAAGCCGTGGCTGCGGAACTGGGTGAAAGCGATATTCATGTTTTCGGCCATTGCCCCGGTCAACACCGGATTGTTGTTGAAGCCGGTCCGCATGCCCTGACGGAACGGACCATTTTCGGCATCTGCCAGTACAGGCGGGGGCGCGATCACTGGCAGGTCGCGGTTGATCTCAGCCGGTTCAGCGAGCAGTGGTGCGACGCGCGGGGCACGGAGGGTGCGGTCCTCGGTAACGGTCTCGATACCGGCCAGACCATCACCGGCGACAACTTCCGGCGTGCGCAGCTGGGTGCCAATATTGGTTTCGATGCCGGTTTCGATGGCTGGGCCTTCCTCGCGCTTCGGACCATTGAAGGCAAAGAAGCTGGCGACACCGGCAATGGCAAGGCCAACACCGGCGCGGCGGCCATTTTTCTGGGCGAAGCGGCCAAGACTTTCAGCCGGTGATGGCGCAATCAGATCAGGGCCACTCATGAACACACGGGTGGTGCGACCATCGTGACGGGTGAATGAAAAGCTGCGTTTTGCCATTGGTCCGGTTCCTCTGGATCAGCCCTTTGAATTGCTTGCTGACTGTATCATTGTCGGATCATCAAGAAAGTGTATACGCCATATCTTGCGCTATGTCAGCGCGGCATGGCTGGCCCGCGTTCGGCAGGATGCTTGCCGGTGGAAACCAGCGCTTCCACTGATGCTTCAGCGAGATTGTCCGGGCGACGCACCGGTATCGGCACCGGTATGGCACCGGGCAACAGGGCATCGCGCTGCCGCTCCGCCTCGAAGCTGGCGATATTGGCTTCAATCGCCTTTTTGTTCTGGTCATAGGTCTTGGTGATGCCGTTGCTCCGACCGCTCCATGACACGCCGGGGCGGATGAAGCTGCCGGTGGACAGTTTAGCCAGCCGGGAAATGGTGGTCTGGTGACGACCGGAAGCACGATAAAGCGACTGGTAATGTTGCTGGGCGTGCAGGCTCTGCACCAGCGCATCGACGGAACTGATAATCGCGCTGGCTCGGTCGGGGGCGGTGCCGCCCTCATCCACGGTCATGAAGTCGCCGCGTTCCCAGTTGCGATCCGTGCCGCGCTTCGGCAGTTCGCTGATCTCGCTGCCGGCGCCATTGCCATTCCAGATCGAGAACTGAAAAAAGCCGACGCCATCGCCCTTGCCCTTCTCGCGCAGGATCGTGCCGCCCTGACTCTCATGCAGTCCGTGCAGGGTCCAGGCGATGGCGGCATTCTTGGTGATCGGATAGCTGCGCAGTCGGTCATAGGCGATGTTCATCGCCTCGGCCATTTCCTCGGTAATCACTGGCGCATTACTGAAGCTGGTCTTCATGCCGTCCCGGAACGGCCCGGCGGTGGCTGAAGGGGCGCCCGTCTCAACGGCATCGATTACCTCAACCACCTCAACGGGTTCGATCACTTCCGGTACAACCGGTTTGATGGTTTCGGGCTCGTTCAGGACGGCTTCAACCGGGACTGTCTCGGTCTTCACCGCCGGGGCGAAAGTCAGCGGTTTGCCACCTGCGGTCAGCTCGTGGGCGATGCGAATGCGGTCGTCGGGCGGGCTGGCATTGCCGCCGGTTTCCGGCTCCGGCTTGTGGATCGGCAATTCTCGGTCGCGGATCGTCGATTTCAGCGCGGTCGGCGTGGTGCTGCCGACCAGTATCATGCCGCTCAGCCCGAGCTGGAACACATGTGTGCGCGCATCGCCGCGACGGAAGAAACCCATCATACGGTCCATGGGTGAGGGCTGGTGCAGCCGATGGCCGCTCGGAAAGACCTGACGCATGATCCTGTTACCCGCAACGCCTCACCATGCGGTGAGGGTAGCCAATATCTGAGACACCTTCAGTTTGTCGCGGTTCCGGGCGAAAGCCAAGAATGAGTTTACTGCATGACTGTCCTGCCGATCCGGCATTTCGCCTAGCATCGCACCCAATCGGTCACGATCAAAGTATCTCGTTGTCCCTGCGACAAAATTTTGCCATCTGGAACTGGTTGTTGGGTGACCAGTACCCTATGTTGTGAAGAACACCTCCCCGGCCTGTCTGGATGGCTGGGAATACCGTGATTGTGAGCGCTGCCGGAATGAGTGACCGCGAAGACAATAACCTGGCCGGACGATTATCCCGATACGCAAAGGTATCCGGCGCCATGGGCGGTATCGCCGCGCGCGCGGCTGGTGAGCGTTATCTCGGCATCAAGGTCGAGCGCGAGAAGGCGGCCGAGGATCTGCGGGCAGCCCTTGGCGGGTTGAAGGGCCCGTTGATGAAGGTGGCGCAACTGCTGGCGACCATCCCGGATGCCGTGCCGAAGGAATATGTGAAGGAGCTGTCACAGCTGCAGTCGAACGCCCCGTCGATGGGCTGGCCCTTCGTCAAGCGCCGTATGGCGAGCGAACTCGGTCCCGGCTGGCAGAAGCGGTTCGAGAGTTTCGAGAAAGAGGCCTGTGCCGCCGCATCGCTCGGACAGGTGCATCGCGCGATTTCCCTCGACGGTGCGCAGCTGGCCTGCAAGCTCCAGTACCCGGATATGCAATCGGCAATCGAGGCGGATTTGCGCCAGTTGAAGTTGATCATGAACCTGTTCGAGCGCTCGGATAAGGCGATTTCGACCAAGCAGATCCATGCGGAGATTTCCGAGCGCTTGCGTGAAGAGCTGGATTACGAACGCGAGGCCAAGCATATGGCCATGTACCGCGATATCTTCACCGGCGATGATCGGGTGCACGTACCGGCGGTTGATAATGACCTGACCACCAAACGGCTGCTGACGATGAGCTGGCTCGAGGGTGAAGGCATCCTCAACTATGTCGACAGTCATGAGGAACATCGCAATCTGCTGGCGATGAACATGTTCTACACCTGGTACACGCCGTTTTATAATTACGGCCTGATCCATGGTGACCCGCATCTGGGCAATTATCAGGTGCGCGAGGACGGCTCGATCAACCTGCTCGATTTCGGCTGTGTCCGTGTGTTCCCGTCACATTTCGTGCGCGGTGTCATTGATCTCTACAATGCCCTGCGCACCGACGATCAGGCGCTGGCGGTCCATGCCTATGAGACATGGGGCTTCAACAATCTGAGCAAGGACCTGATCGACGTTCTCAATATCTGGGCCAACTTCATCTATGCCCCGATCCTTGAGGACCGCACCCGGCTGATCGAGGAAACCAATTCCGGCATGTATGGCCGGGAGACCGCGCGCAAGGTGCATATGGCCCTGCGTGAGGTCGGCGGGGTTGAGGTGCCACGGGAATTCGTCTTCATGGACCGTGCCGCCATTGGCCTCGGCTCGGTGTTCCTGCACCTGCGCGCCAATATCAACTGGTACGAGCTGTTCCAGACTGTCATCGCCGATTTCGATGAGGACAAGCTGAAGCAGCGTCAGACCGAGTTGCTTGCCCGCAATGACCTGCCGCCGGTTCAGGCTGCCTGATCGGCTGCGATTTTGCCGTTTGCGGCTGCGATTTTGCTATTTGTGTATGTGTACGTCTCTGGCGTACGCCTGTCTTCCCCGATTTTATTGATTGATCCCGAAAGCGTTGTTGCCATGGGGGCTGTCTTGTGCGAATCACCATGGGGCATGGGTGCGACCCCTCGTGGGGTTCGTACACCTGACAAATAATCAATGGTACCGCGTCGTCCGGCGTGGTGGTCATTCAAGCAACCGGGAGATGACCAAGATGAAATTGGTAGTGCCGTTGGAACGGCGCCCATTCGAGCGGCGTGTGGCTGCGTCGCCCGATACGGTGAAAAAACTGGTCGGCAAGGGGCTCGATGTTGTGATCGAGACCGGTGCCGGTCTGAAGGCGTCGGTGACCGATGCCCAGTATGAAGCCGCAGGCGCGAAGATCGAGAAGGACCCGAAAGCCCTCTACAAGGGTGCTGATATTGTCCTCAAGGTACAGAAGCCGCTCCGCGACGGTGATCTGGATGAACTGGCGCTGATCCCCAAGGGGGCGCTGCTGATCGCCACGATCAACCCCTATCAGTCCCCTGATGACATTGCTGCCTATGCCAAGGCCGGTGTGACCGCCATGGCGCTGGAACTGGTGCCACGGATTACCCGGGCGCAGTCCATGGATGTGCTGTCATCCCAGTCAAACCTCGCCGGTTACAAGGCCGTGCTTGATGCCGCAGCCGAATATGGCCGTGCGTTCCCGATGATGATGACCGCTGCGGGCACCGTTGCCCCGGCCCGCGTTCTGATCATGGGTGCCGGTGTTGCCGGTCTGCAGGCGATCGCCACCGCGCGCCGTCTGGGCGCTGTCGTTACCGCTTCTGACGTTCGCATGGCGGCAAAGGAGCAGGTGGAGAGCCTTGGTGCCAGCTTCCTGATGGTCGACGGCATGGAGGATATGGAAACCGCTGGCGGTTACGCCAAGGAAGCGGGCGAGGACTTCAAGAAGCGTCAGGCCGAGAAGGTCCATGAAACGCTGAAGAAGACCGATATTGCCATCTGTACCGCCCTGATCCCGGGCCGTGCGGCCCCGACCCTGATCACCAAGGCGATGGTTGATGATATGAAGCCGGGTTCGGTGATTATCGATCTGGCGGTTGAACAGGGCGGCAACTGTGAGGGCTCCAAGCCCGGTGAGATTGTCGAGACGGCCAATGGCGTCAAGATTGTCGGCCACAACAACGTGCCGTCACGCCTTGCTGCCGATGCGTCAAACCTGTTTGCCAAGAACCTGCTCAACCTGCTGTCGCTGCTGCTGTCGGAAGACGGCAAGTCGCTGAACATCAATCGTGAGGACGAGATCGTTGCGGGCACATTGCTGACCCTCGACGGGGCCGTTGTCCATGAGCAGTTCAAGGATGCCAAAGCCGCCAAGCCAGCAGCCAAAGCTGCTGCCGCACCGGCCAAGAAGCCCGCGGCACGCAAGCCTGCGGCCAAAAAACCGGCGGCCAAGCCTGCTGCAAAACCAGCAGATACGGCGACTGATAAACCCGCTGACGGGGAGACGAAATAATGAGCCAACAACAGAATATTCCATCAGGCCTCGGCGAAAACGGGTTTGATACCACCGGTGAGCTCGAGATCGTGCGCAATGCGCTGGAGGCGGCTCAGGCGCGCCTCATGGATATCGAGGCCCATGTCAGTTCCATGGCCCATAGCGGCCTTGACGCTGCCGCCGCCGGTCATGGTGACGGGTTCTTCATCACCGCCCTGACGGTACTCGTACTGGCCTGTTTCGTCGGCTATTACGTGGTCTGGTCGGTTACCCCGGCACTGCACTCGCCATTGATGGCCGTCACCAACGCCATTTCCTCGGTCATCATCGTCGGCGCACTGATCGCTGCCGGTCCCGAGGGCATGAGCTTTGCCAAGGTCATGGGGTTCTTTGCGGTCATTCTGGCCTCGATCAACATCTTCGGCGGGTTCATCGTGACCCAGCGAATGCTGTCGATGTTCAAGAAAAAACAGCGATAGGGTAGGGCAGCACTCATGGATACTTTTGCAGGCTTTGCCTATATCGTCGCGTCGGTCCTGTTCATTCTGGCCATTCGCGGCTTGTCCCACCCGGAAACTGCCCGTCGCGGTAACCAGTTCGGTATCGCCGGTATGGTTGTGGCGATTGTCACGACCCTCATGCTGCCGGGCGTTCTGTCCTATTGGATGATCATTCTCGGCATCGCTATTGGTGGCGCCATTGGTACCCTGATCGCCAAGAAGATCGACATGACCGCCCTGCCGCAGCTGGTGGCCGGGTTCCACTCTCTCGTCGGTCTGGCCGCGGTCTGCGTTGCCATGGCCGCATTCTATGCACCCGAAGCCTATGGTATCGGTACGCGCGGCGACATTGCCGGGTCGAGCCTGATCGAAATGGCGCTCGGTACCGCAATCGGTGCGATTACCTTCACCGGCTCGATCATTGCCTTCGGCAAATTGCAGGGCATCGTCTCCGGCAAGCCGGTCAGCTTCCCGATGCAGCACCCGCTCAACGCCGCGCTTGGTGTTCTGCTGGCCCTGCTGATTATCTGGATGGCGGGCAGCAATTCCACCGCTGCTTTCTGGCTGATCATTCTGGTCTCGCTGGCGCTTGGCATCCTGCTGATCATTCCGATCGGTGGTGCCGATATGCCGGTGGTGGTCTCCATGCTGAACAGCTATTCCGGCTGGGCAGCAGCGGGTATCGGCTTCACCCTCGGCAATACCCTGCTGATTATCGTCGGGGCGCTGGTCGGGTCATCCGGTGCGATCCTGTCTTATATCATGTGTAAGGGCATGAACCGGTCGTTCTTCAACGTCATTCTCGGTGGCTTCGGCGGTGATGCCGCTGGTGGCGCCGCCGCTGACATGGGTGAGCGCAGCTTCAAGGCCGGGTCGGCCGATGATGCCGCTTTCATCATGAAGAATGCCGGCAAGGTCATCATCGTGCCTGGTTACGGCATGGCGGTGGCACAGGCCCAGCACACCCTGCGGGAAATGGCCGATATGCTGAAGGCCGAGGGCGTTGACGTGTCCTACGCCATTCACCCGGTTGCCGGTCGTATGCCTGGTCACATGAACGTGCTGCTGGCGGAAGCCAACGTGCCGTATGACGAGGTGTTCGAGCTGGAAGACATCAACCGCGACTTTGCGCAGGCCGATGTGGCCTTTGTGATCGGCGCTAATGACGTCACCAACCCGGCGGCGAAAACCGATACTTCTTCACCGATCTACGGTATGCCCGTACTGGATGTGGAGAAGGCCAAGACCGTGCTGTTCGTCAAGCGGTCCATGGGTTCCGGTTATGCCGGGGTCGATAACCCGCTGTTCTTTGCCGACAACACCATGATGCTTCTGGCCGATGCCAAGAAGATGTGTGAGGACATCGTCAAGGCGATGGAATAACGCCGGACGTAACGATTATCCGAAACGGGGCAGAATCATTCTGCCCCGTTTCGCATTTGTAGGGGGGCAAGACGGCTCGTGAGTGAGTGCCGCTCGCCGCCCCGCCATTGATTGCCGGGCCATTGGTGCACAGAGTGTCATGGCTTTTTGTCTGAGGGTTGGTTTGTCGCATGGAAGCCTTGGCCGTTCTCGCCGTTATCGGCGGCTTTATCTATCTGCTGGTACAGGTCAATCGCCTGAGTGCGAAAACCCGTGAACTGGAAGATACCGTAAGCAATCTGCGCCGGTTTGTGGTCTCCGGCGATGATCTCTGGGGGCCAAAGCCATGGTCACAAACCCCGTCTGCCGGTGAACGGAAGGCGGAATCCGACAGTGTTCCGAACAGCGTTGATGACTTGCCGGAAACCGTAGCTGACGCCGTACGGGATGAACCGCTGGATATTCCGGCACCGGCGCAAGCTGCCTATGAGCAGGCCCCGGTAACGACTTCTCCGGTTACAACGGCACCTGATCTGTCCGAACGGTTTGGTGACTGGCTGCGTGAGAACTGGTTTTACGCGGTATCAGCCATCTGTCTGTCGCTTGCCGGTATCTTCCTGATCCATTACGGCATCGAGCGCGGGTTGCTGACCCCTGAAATGCGCGTGGCCTGTGCGGTTGCGCTCGGTCTGGCGCTGATTGGCGCAGGTGATTTCCTGCGCCGCCGGGTTGGTGATGATGCGCCGAGCCATACCGCCTATCTGCCATCGACCCTGTCGGGGGCGGGAATCGTTGTCATCTTTGTCGCCATTCTCGGCGCGCGGCATCTCTATGGCCTGATCGGGGCCGAGATGGCCTTCACGCTGCTCGCCGGATTGTCGGTTGCGACGGTGGTGATGGGCTGGCTCTATGGTCCGGTTCTGACCGTCATCGGCCTGCTGGGCGCGACCCTCGCCCCCTTCATCGTCGGTGGCGAGAGCGAGAGCGTCGACCAGTTCTTCTATTACTTTGCCCTGATCGCCCTGACCGGGCTGCTGGTTGATACGGTCAAGCAGTGGCTCTGGCCATCGGCTCTGGCGCTGGCTTTTACCTATGCTGCCGCCAGCATGCTGTTTCTGGCCCATGACGCTGACGTTCATTTCATCGCCTTTGCCCTGATTGTGGCGCTCGGCGCGATCATTATCCCGAACCGCAAGCTCTGGCCGGATCATGCCGGGATCATGTTGAGCGAGGCGCTGTGGGGTAAAAACCGTTCCATGCCGCACGCCACCACCCTGATTGCCGCCGTTGCGACCGTTGCCAGCTATGGCGTGGTGTTGGCCGTCGCTCTGGTCGATCGCGGGCTGACCGAAATGGTAACGGTGCTGGTTGTTCTCGGATTGATGCAGCTGGCTTCTGTTGTCTGGCTTAGGGACGCGCGGGCGCTGACGGATATGAACCTGATCCCGCCGCTGCTGTTCTTCGCTATTCTGGTGATGCAGGCGGTATCGGGTGGCTCGCTCCATGACTATATCGAGGACAACACGGGCGTTGCCATGTCATCGGATGCGCTGGTGGCCCTGCTCGCCCTCGTTGCCTTCGGTGTTGCCGGGTCGGTACTGGCATTTTA encodes:
- a CDS encoding ABC transporter ATP-binding protein codes for the protein MSDREDNNLAGRLSRYAKVSGAMGGIAARAAGERYLGIKVEREKAAEDLRAALGGLKGPLMKVAQLLATIPDAVPKEYVKELSQLQSNAPSMGWPFVKRRMASELGPGWQKRFESFEKEACAAASLGQVHRAISLDGAQLACKLQYPDMQSAIEADLRQLKLIMNLFERSDKAISTKQIHAEISERLREELDYEREAKHMAMYRDIFTGDDRVHVPAVDNDLTTKRLLTMSWLEGEGILNYVDSHEEHRNLLAMNMFYTWYTPFYNYGLIHGDPHLGNYQVREDGSINLLDFGCVRVFPSHFVRGVIDLYNALRTDDQALAVHAYETWGFNNLSKDLIDVLNIWANFIYAPILEDRTRLIEETNSGMYGRETARKVHMALREVGGVEVPREFVFMDRAAIGLGSVFLHLRANINWYELFQTVIADFDEDKLKQRQTELLARNDLPPVQAA
- a CDS encoding NAD synthetase, producing MDTFAGFAYIVASVLFILAIRGLSHPETARRGNQFGIAGMVVAIVTTLMLPGVLSYWMIILGIAIGGAIGTLIAKKIDMTALPQLVAGFHSLVGLAAVCVAMAAFYAPEAYGIGTRGDIAGSSLIEMALGTAIGAITFTGSIIAFGKLQGIVSGKPVSFPMQHPLNAALGVLLALLIIWMAGSNSTAAFWLIILVSLALGILLIIPIGGADMPVVVSMLNSYSGWAAAGIGFTLGNTLLIIVGALVGSSGAILSYIMCKGMNRSFFNVILGGFGGDAAGGAAADMGERSFKAGSADDAAFIMKNAGKVIIVPGYGMAVAQAQHTLREMADMLKAEGVDVSYAIHPVAGRMPGHMNVLLAEANVPYDEVFELEDINRDFAQADVAFVIGANDVTNPAAKTDTSSPIYGMPVLDVEKAKTVLFVKRSMGSGYAGVDNPLFFADNTMMLLADAKKMCEDIVKAME
- a CDS encoding NAD(P) transhydrogenase subunit alpha encodes the protein MKLVVPLERRPFERRVAASPDTVKKLVGKGLDVVIETGAGLKASVTDAQYEAAGAKIEKDPKALYKGADIVLKVQKPLRDGDLDELALIPKGALLIATINPYQSPDDIAAYAKAGVTAMALELVPRITRAQSMDVLSSQSNLAGYKAVLDAAAEYGRAFPMMMTAAGTVAPARVLIMGAGVAGLQAIATARRLGAVVTASDVRMAAKEQVESLGASFLMVDGMEDMETAGGYAKEAGEDFKKRQAEKVHETLKKTDIAICTALIPGRAAPTLITKAMVDDMKPGSVIIDLAVEQGGNCEGSKPGEIVETANGVKIVGHNNVPSRLAADASNLFAKNLLNLLSLLLSEDGKSLNINREDEIVAGTLLTLDGAVVHEQFKDAKAAKPAAKAAAAPAKKPAARKPAAKKPAAKPAAKPADTATDKPADGETK